One Sphaerisporangium krabiense DNA segment encodes these proteins:
- a CDS encoding acyltransferase family protein, producing the protein MPVDGRIETSAPSVDSVSRSPSAPPIARQAWLDALRGLAALVVVFEHSLDALLPEVRGAVSPWFDFGQYGVLLFFLISGYVVPVSLERRASVRGFWITRFFRIYPLWAVAAAVGTAFAVAGVWNVIPGQTAERPWTALLAHLTMLQDLLQVPSVVNVFWTLSYEMAFYLLVTAMFVLGSRGAGAGTSLSFAACGLLAGLLIPAGWLTRNLGVAVVGVATVALLGGIAAVVSTDRNVRTRGAVVIAALALVLLTFNSRVGAWQSLVILATMFAGTAVYRLQHSEAPARTRWMLALVPVVSVAAAVLLGPGWGMSESAEQAFKWSWSAALIGAWLTFAAGLALRHRAVSRALVWLGLVSYSIYLLHPLILQVVRRLTMDPSQISLPARLAWEAALFALVLGLAALGHRFVERPAQRVGRRLARAVPRESAIHLEK; encoded by the coding sequence ATGCCCGTCGACGGTCGCATCGAAACCTCCGCACCATCCGTTGACTCCGTCTCCCGGTCACCGTCCGCCCCGCCGATCGCCCGCCAGGCGTGGCTGGACGCGCTGCGCGGGCTCGCGGCGCTCGTGGTCGTGTTCGAGCACTCGCTGGACGCCCTGCTGCCCGAGGTCCGCGGCGCCGTCAGCCCGTGGTTCGACTTCGGCCAGTACGGGGTGCTGCTCTTCTTCCTGATCAGCGGCTACGTCGTCCCGGTCTCGCTGGAGCGGCGCGCCAGCGTGCGCGGCTTCTGGATCACCAGGTTCTTCCGCATCTACCCCTTGTGGGCGGTGGCGGCGGCCGTCGGCACCGCGTTCGCCGTCGCCGGCGTGTGGAACGTCATCCCCGGCCAGACGGCCGAGCGGCCGTGGACGGCGCTGCTGGCCCACCTCACCATGCTCCAGGACCTGCTCCAGGTGCCGAGCGTGGTCAACGTCTTCTGGACCCTCTCCTACGAGATGGCGTTCTACCTGCTCGTCACCGCGATGTTCGTGCTCGGCTCACGCGGCGCGGGCGCGGGGACCTCCCTGTCGTTCGCGGCGTGCGGCCTGCTCGCCGGCCTGCTGATCCCCGCGGGCTGGCTGACCAGGAACCTCGGGGTGGCCGTGGTGGGCGTGGCGACGGTCGCCCTGCTCGGGGGCATCGCCGCCGTCGTCAGCACCGACCGGAACGTACGGACGCGGGGCGCGGTCGTCATCGCCGCCCTCGCGCTGGTGCTGCTGACCTTCAACAGCAGGGTCGGCGCCTGGCAGAGCCTGGTCATCCTCGCCACCATGTTCGCCGGGACCGCCGTCTACCGCCTCCAGCACTCCGAGGCCCCCGCGCGCACGCGCTGGATGCTCGCGCTGGTGCCCGTCGTCTCGGTCGCCGCCGCCGTGCTGCTCGGGCCGGGCTGGGGCATGTCCGAGAGCGCCGAGCAGGCGTTCAAGTGGAGCTGGTCGGCGGCCCTGATCGGCGCCTGGCTGACGTTCGCCGCCGGGCTCGCGCTGCGCCACCGCGCGGTCTCGCGGGCGCTGGTCTGGCTCGGGCTGGTGAGCTACTCCATCTACCTGCTGCACCCGCTGATCCTGCAGGTCGTCCGGCGGCTCACCATGGACCCCTCGCAGATCTCGCTGCCGGCCCGGCTGGCGTGGGAGGCGGCGCTCTTCGCGCTCGTGCTCGGGTTGGCGGCGCTCGGCCACCGTTTCGTGGAGCGACCGGCCCAGCGTGTGGGGCGCCGTCTCGCCCGCGCGGTGCCGCGGGAGTCCGCGATTCACCTGGAAAAATGA
- a CDS encoding LCP family protein has product MNGGLVDVRPVQPAGDPATGRRKRWWTSWLWCLVAAVAGVAVAASATLIGAYTKLSGNIKHVTVDAKDLGTRPAKVSKALNILMVGSDTRAGANVKYGHREYGERTDTIILAHISPSRDNALLISFPRDSLVQLPSCPAKNGLTGQRAHIGMINESFNFGGIGCTWKTIESLTGIRIDHFVKVDFTGFKSMVNALGGVEICVPKPIDDTKALLHLPAGRQTLKGEQALGYVRVRYSIGDGSDIGRIQRQQMFLASMVKKAMSGATLTDPAKLFGFLDAATKSVTTDPELTLGVMKDLATSAQGLAAGDIHFITTPWRYSLTQPGRVEWVQPQARQLFRLVATDTKVKGSAIKTGREAKVPKAKIEISVQNGTARAGLGAQVAAALEQRGYNVVKVGDAKVKPYPKTTIKYAADGQSRVPTLAGDLVLSRNAMVADVTTTRLVLVIGADWKGLKPAPVSDEELKGIDATQDSCSDA; this is encoded by the coding sequence ATGAACGGCGGGCTTGTCGATGTGCGCCCTGTCCAGCCCGCAGGCGACCCGGCCACCGGTCGCCGCAAGCGGTGGTGGACCTCATGGCTCTGGTGCCTGGTCGCGGCCGTGGCGGGGGTCGCCGTCGCGGCGAGCGCCACGCTCATCGGCGCCTATACCAAGCTGAGCGGCAACATCAAGCACGTCACGGTCGACGCCAAGGACCTCGGCACGCGCCCGGCCAAGGTGAGCAAGGCGCTGAACATCCTGATGGTCGGCTCCGACACACGGGCGGGCGCCAACGTCAAGTACGGCCACCGGGAGTACGGCGAGCGCACCGATACGATCATCCTCGCACACATCTCGCCGAGCCGGGACAACGCGCTCCTCATCAGCTTCCCGCGTGACTCACTGGTACAGCTCCCTTCGTGCCCGGCCAAGAACGGCCTCACCGGACAGCGCGCGCACATCGGGATGATCAACGAGTCGTTCAACTTCGGCGGCATCGGCTGCACCTGGAAGACGATCGAGTCCCTCACGGGCATCCGCATCGACCACTTCGTCAAGGTCGACTTCACCGGCTTCAAGAGCATGGTGAACGCCCTCGGCGGCGTCGAGATCTGCGTGCCCAAGCCCATCGACGACACCAAGGCCCTGCTCCACCTGCCCGCGGGCCGGCAGACGCTCAAGGGCGAGCAGGCCCTCGGCTACGTGCGCGTCCGCTACTCCATCGGGGACGGCTCCGACATCGGCCGCATCCAGCGGCAGCAGATGTTCCTCGCCTCCATGGTCAAGAAGGCGATGAGCGGCGCCACGCTCACCGACCCCGCCAAGCTGTTCGGCTTCCTGGACGCGGCCACCAAGTCGGTCACGACCGACCCGGAGCTGACCCTCGGCGTGATGAAGGACCTGGCCACCAGCGCCCAGGGCCTCGCCGCCGGCGACATCCACTTCATCACGACGCCGTGGCGCTACTCGCTCACCCAGCCGGGACGCGTCGAGTGGGTGCAGCCGCAGGCCAGGCAGCTCTTCCGGCTCGTCGCCACCGACACCAAGGTCAAGGGGTCGGCCATCAAGACCGGCCGCGAGGCCAAGGTGCCCAAGGCCAAGATCGAGATCTCGGTGCAGAACGGCACCGCCCGCGCCGGCCTCGGCGCCCAGGTCGCCGCCGCGCTGGAGCAGCGCGGCTACAACGTGGTCAAGGTCGGCGACGCGAAGGTCAAGCCGTACCCGAAGACCACGATCAAGTACGCGGCCGACGGGCAGTCGCGCGTCCCGACCCTCGCCGGGGACCTCGTCCTGTCGCGCAACGCCATGGTCGCCGACGTCACCACGACGCGGCTCGTCCTGGTGATCGGCGCGGACTGGAAGGGCCTCAAGCCCGCTCCGGTCTCCGACGAGGAGCTCAAGGGCATCGACGCGACCCAGGACTCCTGCTCCGACGCCTGA
- a CDS encoding hemolysin family protein gives MSLVDALVIVALLGVNGFFVGAEFALISARRTQIEPLARGGSRRARAVLGAMDDVPLMLAAAQLGVTLASLALGAVGEPVLAHALEPLFAALGVPHALVHPAAFALALLVVVSAHVIIGEMVPKNLALSGPDEAALWLVPTLRTVARTLRPVLVAINAVSVAVLRALRIPPTGEVRSVFTSDEMPAVIQESRRHLLLDQDEYDRMIATLALRARPVTSVMVPVADAVTVPATTTAADLQEYAGRHGHSRFPVRGNEPGRLSGYLHVLDALNGYAPDEPLPARPLPVVHRETSLADVLATMRKRRAQLAAVGDDGGAVIGVVTLQDVLTGLLRHADPETTPG, from the coding sequence GTGAGCCTGGTGGACGCGCTCGTCATCGTGGCCCTGCTCGGGGTCAACGGCTTCTTCGTCGGCGCGGAGTTCGCGCTGATCTCCGCGCGGCGCACGCAGATAGAACCGCTGGCCAGGGGCGGCTCGCGGCGGGCGCGTGCCGTGCTCGGCGCGATGGACGACGTGCCGCTCATGCTCGCCGCCGCGCAGCTCGGGGTGACGCTGGCCTCGCTCGCCCTCGGCGCCGTGGGGGAGCCGGTGCTGGCCCACGCGCTGGAGCCGCTGTTCGCCGCCCTCGGCGTCCCGCACGCCCTGGTGCACCCGGCCGCCTTCGCGCTGGCCCTGCTCGTGGTCGTCTCGGCGCACGTGATCATCGGCGAGATGGTGCCGAAGAACCTCGCCCTGTCCGGGCCGGACGAGGCGGCCCTGTGGCTGGTGCCCACGCTGCGCACGGTCGCCCGCACCCTGCGGCCCGTGCTGGTGGCGATCAACGCGGTGTCCGTGGCGGTGCTGCGGGCGCTGAGGATCCCGCCGACCGGGGAGGTCCGCTCGGTCTTCACCTCCGACGAGATGCCGGCCGTCATCCAGGAGTCGCGCCGGCACCTGCTGCTCGACCAGGACGAGTACGACCGCATGATCGCCACGCTGGCGCTGCGCGCGCGGCCGGTCACCTCGGTCATGGTGCCCGTGGCGGACGCGGTGACCGTGCCCGCGACCACGACCGCGGCCGACCTTCAGGAGTACGCGGGGCGGCACGGCCACTCGCGCTTCCCGGTGCGCGGGAACGAGCCGGGCAGGCTGTCGGGGTACCTGCACGTGCTGGACGCGCTGAACGGGTACGCGCCGGACGAGCCGCTGCCCGCCCGTCCGCTGCCGGTCGTCCACCGCGAGACCTCGCTGGCCGACGTCCTGGCGACGATGCGCAAGCGGCGGGCACAGCTCGCGGCGGTGGGGGACGACGGCGGGGCCGTGATCGGGGTGGTCACGCTGCAGGACGTGCTCACCGGCCTGCTGCGGCACGCGGACCCGGAGACCACCCCTGGATAG